From Nocardia sp. NBC_00416:
GCGATCAAAACGAAGATCGGTTTCGGCGCCGAACGCGACCGCGCGACGCTGACGACCGCGCGCGGCTGTGTGGGGGCGGGTGTCGAACTGTTCGCCGACGCCAACCAGGCCTGGGATGTCGCCGCCGCGACCGAGGAGATCACCGCACTCGCCGAATACGACGTGCGCTGGATCGAAGAGCCCCTCGCCGGCGACCGGGTCGACGATCTGCAGAAACTGGCGGCTGCCGTGCCACTGCCCATCGCGACCGGTGAGAACGTCTACGGAACAGCAGATTTCGACGGTCGCATCGAGTCGGGAGCGGTCACGCTGATCCAACCCGATCTGGCCAAATCCGGCGGGTTCACCATTGCCCGCGCGGTCGCCGAATCCGCGAACCGGTCCGGTGTGCGGATCGCACCGCACTGCTATTCCAGCGGAATCGGGATCGCAGCCAGCGCTCAGTTCGGCGCGGCCTACGACCGGGTCGACTGGATCGAGATGGATGTGCGGCCCAACCCGCTGCGCACCGAACTGCTCGCGCGCGGACCCGAACTGTCCGAGGGCGCGATCCGGCTGCCGACGAGCCCGGGACTCGGGGTCGAACTCGATCTCGACATCGTGCGCCGCTTCCGTATCCACCGAGAGGAACGAACTCGTAATGCCCACTGAGCTACTGACATCCGCGTCCACCGAAACCGCGGGAGCCCGCATCGGCGGCGACACGGTCGACGGGACCCCGCACGATATTCCCGACCCGGCCACCGGCCAACGCCTCGCCACGGTGGGCTGGGTGACCGGTGATATCGCCCGCCGGGCCGCGTCGGTGGCCGCCGCCGCGTTCCGCGAATGGGCCGACACCCCGCCGCGGCAGCGCGCAGCCGCACTACGCGCCATCGCCGCGGATCTGCGCTCGCACACCGAGACGCTGGCCGCCACGATCAGTGCCGAATCCGGTAAACGCCTGGCCGAAGCCGTCGGTGAGGTCGGCTTCTCCGCCCAGTACTTCGAATGGTTCGCCGACGCCGCCACCATGCCGGGCGACGGCGGGTTCGTCACCGCGCAGCGCCGCTTCACAACCACCCGGCGGCCGGTCGGCGTCGTCGCCGCCGTCAGTCCGTGGAACTTCCCGCTGTCGATTCCCGCGCGCAAGGTGGCGCCGGCCCTCGCCGCCGGATGTACGGTCGTGCAGAAGGCCTCGGAACTCACCCCGCTCACCAGTCTCGCGTTCACCGAGATCTGCGAACGGCACCTCCCGGCCGGTGTCGTCAACGTGGTGGTGGGGGCAGGCGAGGAACTCACCTCCGCGCTGGTCGACTCCCCCGATATCGCCGCGGTCACCTTCACCGGTTCCACCCCGGTGGGCATTCTGGTAGCGCAGCGGGCCATGCGCTCGATGACTCGGATCACCATGGAGCTCGGTGGCAAGGGCCCGTTCATCGTCACCGCCGAGGCCGATCCCGCGGCCGCGCTCGACGCGTTGCTGATCGCCAAATTCCGCAACAACGGCGCGTCGTGCATCGCCGCCAACAATGTATTCGTCCACGAATCGCTGTACCGGGACTTCGTCGCCGAACTCCGTACCCGCGTCACCGCGTTGGTCACCGGACACCCGGCGGACGAGGGAACCGATATCGGCCCCATGTTGCGTGCCGCGCACGCCGAGCGGCTGGAGGACCTCGTGGCGCGTGCCGCCGCCGACGGCTGCCCCGTCGACCGCAGCGAGATCAGCACTGGGGACGGGTACTACGTCGCTCCCACCCTCGTGGAGGCGGTGGCCGATACTCCGCTGTGGCACGAGGAGATCTTCGGACCGGTGTGCGCAATCCGGCCCTACACCTCCGAGGACGCCGTCGTCACCGAGGTGAACGGCTGGAACACCGGCCTCGGCGGTTACGTGATGTCGGCCGACCCGGAGCGCGCCGCCCAGCTCGCCGACCGCCTCGATATCGGGATCGTCGGTGTCAACAACGGCGCCCCGAACACCCCCGAGGTCCCTTTCGGCGGATTCGGGCTGGCCGGGCTGGGGCGCGAAGGCGGCCTGTCCGGTCTGCTGGAATTCACCGAGGAGAAGACGGTGTCGTTCGCGCGGTGATCGGCCCGGGCGCTATCGGCTCGGGAGCCGATAGCGCCCGGTGGCTCACCCCACACCGAAACCTCAGCGCCGGAACAGCTGTCGCAGCCGCGCCCGAATCCGCCATAGGCGCGATTCGGCTTCTGGCAGCTCGACAGCCTCCTCGGCGGCTGCCGCCTGCGCGAACCGGGTGTGCAGTTGCTCCCGGACCTGATCCGGGGTGTACGCGCGGCGGCGGCGCTCGGCACGCACCACCACGACACCGGTGGCCACCACGCCGGCCGCACCCGCCAATCCCACTGCCTTCCACCACCTCATACGCATAGGCTACTTCTATGGCGGGTGCGGATATCGATCTCGACCGGGCTGTCGAGATCACCAGGACAGGCGATATCTGGTTGTTCCGTGGTCATTCCACGGCCGACCGGATGATCCGGATGACGACCAACAGTCCGGTCAACCACGTCGGCATGTCCGTGGTGATCGACGATCTCCCCGCGCTGATCTGGCACGCGGAACTCGGCCGGTCGCTGCCGGATATGTGGGCGGGCAACGCGCATCGCGGCGCTCAGCTGCACAATCTGCGTGACGCGGTGCTGACCTGGGCCCACCGTTACGACCAGCAGGCCTGGCTGCGCCAGCTTGATCCGCCGGCCACCCCGGAGATGGAGAACGCCGTCCTGCGTACCGTCGCCCGGCTCGACGGCACCCCGTTCCCCTCCACCGCGGCGCTGGCGGGACGGTGGTTCCGCGGCCGGGTCCGTCTGCCGCGCCGCAGTTCTCGACCGCCCGCCGCCCGCGAGGTCGAGAACGCCTACTGCGCGGAAATCGTGGCCGCGACCTACCAGGCCATGGGACTGCTGCCCGAGAACCGCAGCCCCGACTGGTACGACCCCGGCCGGTTCTGGAGCGGTGACCGCCTGCACCTCAGCGGGGGGCAGGTACTCAGCGGCGAGATCGCCGTCCGCGCCCCGGCCGCGCCGGCGACCTGACCGCACCGCACCCCTAGCCGGCAAAGGACGTCCTCGTACCGGATCGGCTTTCTCGTCGTGCTGCGGCCGCGGTGTGGGTGCCGTCCACCGTCCGCTGAACCTGCGGGCCCCCGTGGCGCAGGATCACGGCGAGTTCGACCCGCACGCGATACAGGCGTTCGATGGTGGCCGCCAGTTCGGCGTCCAGTGCCCGCAACGCCTCCCCCGGGTGCCCGCCGCCCTCCCCCATCTCCGCTATCTGTGCCAGCGAGAACCCGAGTTCGGTCAGGCGTTTGATCCGCAGCAGCCGCACCAGATGGGCCACGCCGTAGTGCTTGTACCCGTTCGATCCGCGTTCGGGTTCGTCGAGCAACCCGACCTCGTGATAATGCCGGACCGCCCGCAGGCTCGTGCCGGCGAGCTCGGCGAGCTGACGAGTACTCCACGCCATGACCATCACTCCTCGGGCACCGGGTCGGCCGACGCGCCGGCCCGGACCACAGTCTCGGCTGTGCCGTACCGGCACAGTCAAGCCCGTCACAGTCCGGTCCGATGCACGCACTTTCGTCACTTCCCGATAGCTTGCCCGGTGTCGGCTGCCGCTTTTTCATAGCCAGATCGCAATATCTTCATATCGCACTGTTCGATGGGACAGGCTCAGCCACCACACCTCCAGCGATCGGATCGGACGTCACTGCACATCCAACCGTCTCGACGTTCAGCCGGCCGAACCTCCGGGCAGACGGCTACTTCGCGCGCAAAGTCGCGACTGCGGCGGCCGGCACGACCATGTCGCGGACGTGCGTGTAATACGTGGTCGCGTACTCATCTTCGATCGCCGGGAGAACCGTCTCGAACACTGCCGTCATCCGCATCAGACCTGATTGATATGGCTCGTCGAGTGGGCCTTCGAGGACGCCCGCGGCATAGCTGTAGGCAGCGGAAACGGCATGGCCATGTGCTCGGCCGTCATCGCTGACAGCGCGTCGAGTTTCTCTTCGAACATGCCGGATATCCTGGCACGGTCAGCAGCCCTCGTTCGGTTCGCGCTCCCAGATCGAACGTCGCGGCACATCCGTGAGGCGGTGAATCTGCCACGGCGCGACCCACTGGAGGAAAGATCCAGCGACCACTCCCCCACGACGTCGTAGGCAAAACGGGTATCCGAGAACACGATTCGCACGACTCCCGCTATGCGTATACATATACTGCAACCATGGTGGATCCCTTCAGCCTCGCCGTCGGCGCCGGCCTGGTCGGCGTCGGCTGGGCCTGTGGCAGATTCGGACACAGACGGCGAGGCCGGACGGGCGGGAAGCTGCCCGCCCGCTGCGGTTGCGGTCACGACCTCGCACTGCACGACCGCGCCACGGGCACCTGCCATGCCGAGATATCCAGGAGGGGTATGCACGGCCTGCGCGAGTGGGTCGGCTGCAAATGCCGTCGCTACACCGGCCCGACCCCGCTCGAAGATGTGTTCAGCTCGCCGATCCTCCCGCCGCAGCCCTGAGCCCCGGCGGCAGCAACGGGCCGCCGCTCCCACCGACCCTGTGAGTGCGACGGCGAACCGGTCGTTCGGCGCACGGTGTTCGACTTCCGTGCGCCGACCGATTCCGTCCCCGACGGCGGCGCCTACGACGGACCGCTGGGCGTCGTCTCATTCCCCGGCCGAATTCGCCGAGCCCGGCGACTGCGATCTCGGCGCGGTCGCACTGGCCGATGTCATGCAGGATTGGGTCACCGCCGCCGAGGCTCGACCGATACCGGCCGGTCAGCCGGGCTCGGAGCGGTGGTGTTGCCGCGAGTCGGCCGCCGGGGCATAGGGGATGTTCGCCGCGCGGTTCTCGTCGACGACGAGGGCGCGGCCGAGCTGCGGAAACGCGCGCTGCGCGCAATCGGGCCGTTCGCAGATCTTGCAGCCCGCGCCGATGGGAACCGCCCCGGAGGGGTCGTGGACGGGCAGGCCATGGGAATAGACGAGTTTATCGGCGTAGGCGAGATCGCACCCGAGGCCGATGGCGAAATCGCGTTTCGGCGCGAGATATCCGGGCGCGCTCTCATCGGTCGTCCGCGCCAGCCACAAATAGGTGCGACCGTCGGGCATTTCGGCGATCTGGGTGCGGATCCGGCCGGGTGTGGCGAACGCTTCGTGGACGACCCAGAGTGGGCAGCTGCCGCCCACCCGGGAGAAGTGGAAGGCGGTGGCCGATTGCCGTTTGGAGATATTGCCCGCGCGGTCGGTGCGGACGAAGAAGAACGGCACCCCGCGCTGCCGGTGCCGCTGCAGTGTGGACAACCGGTGGCAGACGGTCTCGAAACCCACTTCGAACTTGGCCGACAGCAGATCGATGTCGTAGCGCAGGCTTTCCGCGGAATCGCGGAACAAGGTATAGGGCAGGATCAGCGCGCCGGCGAAGTAGTTGGCCAGGCCGATCCGCAACAGCCGTTGCGATTCGGCCGGCATCGCCTCCGCCCGGACGAGTAATGCCTCGATGGCGGCGGTCTGGGTGAGAAACGCCAGTTGCGT
This genomic window contains:
- a CDS encoding mandelate racemase/muconate lactonizing enzyme family protein, whose translation is MTSGYPIERLTVSILSAPVDNAVPMSFGTLTDRRVCLVEIEAGGVVGIGESWLNYPGWSHAERLSTFTEGIAPLVFGLDASDPAGVLAQLCGRLLPVGRQAGAIGPIWQALSGIDIALWDIAGKLAGKPVHELLSEARSRSSVPAYASGIGPSEIEALCEVALADGYRAIKTKIGFGAERDRATLTTARGCVGAGVELFADANQAWDVAAATEEITALAEYDVRWIEEPLAGDRVDDLQKLAAAVPLPIATGENVYGTADFDGRIESGAVTLIQPDLAKSGGFTIARAVAESANRSGVRIAPHCYSSGIGIAASAQFGAAYDRVDWIEMDVRPNPLRTELLARGPELSEGAIRLPTSPGLGVELDLDIVRRFRIHREERTRNAH
- a CDS encoding aldehyde dehydrogenase family protein, which codes for MPTELLTSASTETAGARIGGDTVDGTPHDIPDPATGQRLATVGWVTGDIARRAASVAAAAFREWADTPPRQRAAALRAIAADLRSHTETLAATISAESGKRLAEAVGEVGFSAQYFEWFADAATMPGDGGFVTAQRRFTTTRRPVGVVAAVSPWNFPLSIPARKVAPALAAGCTVVQKASELTPLTSLAFTEICERHLPAGVVNVVVGAGEELTSALVDSPDIAAVTFTGSTPVGILVAQRAMRSMTRITMELGGKGPFIVTAEADPAAALDALLIAKFRNNGASCIAANNVFVHESLYRDFVAELRTRVTALVTGHPADEGTDIGPMLRAAHAERLEDLVARAAADGCPVDRSEISTGDGYYVAPTLVEAVADTPLWHEEIFGPVCAIRPYTSEDAVVTEVNGWNTGLGGYVMSADPERAAQLADRLDIGIVGVNNGAPNTPEVPFGGFGLAGLGREGGLSGLLEFTEEKTVSFAR
- a CDS encoding short-chain fatty acyl-CoA regulator family protein, with translation MQKMYAGARLRALREQRGLSQTGLAKSLGLSISYVNQLENDQRPLTVPVLMRLNSTFDLDMGFFAPDTDARLLADLQMVFAEDPDAATVTNSELDDLLSRVPAAARLLVSQHRRLSAATGRLEQFSAGVENTAADPGLAMPYEDVRDFFYDHRNHIPALDTAAEQLFADHGLTIGGLDLQLARLLRERHDIAVRIRTDDPNRPGPKRVYDPVARLIILARRLSPGQRAFQLATQLAFLTQTAAIEALLVRAEAMPAESQRLLRIGLANYFAGALILPYTLFRDSAESLRYDIDLLSAKFEVGFETVCHRLSTLQRHRQRGVPFFFVRTDRAGNISKRQSATAFHFSRVGGSCPLWVVHEAFATPGRIRTQIAEMPDGRTYLWLARTTDESAPGYLAPKRDFAIGLGCDLAYADKLVYSHGLPVHDPSGAVPIGAGCKICERPDCAQRAFPQLGRALVVDENRAANIPYAPAADSRQHHRSEPG